In Dryobates pubescens isolate bDryPub1 chromosome 12, bDryPub1.pri, whole genome shotgun sequence, one genomic interval encodes:
- the B3GALT5 gene encoding beta-1,3-galactosyltransferase 5 — translation MKMGGTWLFLPVGQHLLALGYRHFSNKLRNKMNFTKSKMFVCVVAFGCASFVVFYTNLTKFYLFGVNRQEDIFPIETFRRIRGNFLELPDIDCHKNPPFLVLLVASSCHHFDARMAIRQTWGKERTIAGQRLVTYFLLGSTVNSSQQADIAAESQKYRDMIQKNFTDTYYNLTLKTMMGMEWIHRFCNQSRFVMKTDTDVFVNVFYLTELLLRKKRTTGFFTGFLKLHEHPIRKRGSKWYVSREEYPGKTYPPFCSGTGYVLSTDVASQIHNVSENIPFIKLEDVFIGLCLDKLQIGLEELHSKQTFFPERIRFSVSRFKKIVTCHEVEPSEQLSYWNHLVAENNGGML, via the exons ATGAAGATGGGAGGAACCTGGCTGTTTCTGCCAGTTGGACAGCACTTGCTGGCTCTGGGATACAGGCACTTTTCAAACAAATTGAGAAACAAG ATGAACTTCACGAAATCCAAGATGTTTGTTTGCGTTGTAGCATTCGGCTGTGCTAGCTTTGTGGTTTTTTACACCAATTTGACCAAATTCTACCTATTTGGTGTAAACAGGCAAGAGGACATATTTCCCATAGAGACTTTTAGGAGAATCAGAGGAAATTTCTTGGAGCTCCCGGATATAGACTGCCACAAGAACCCACCTTTCCTTGTCCTACTTGTGGCATCCTCATGCCACCACTTTGATGCCAGGATGGCAATCCGGCAAAcctgggggaaggaaagaacgATCGCCGGCCAGCGCTTGGTGACGTATTTCCTCCTGGGAAGCACTGTGAATTCCAGCCAGCAGGCAGATATTGCTGCTGAAAGCCAAAAGTACAGAGACATGATTCAAAAGAATTTTACTGACACATATTACAATTTGACTTTGAAGACCAtgatgggaatggaatggattcaCAGATTTTGCAACCAGTCCCGCTTTGTGATGAAAACCGACACAGATGTGTTTGTCAATGTTTTTTACCTCACTGAGCttcttctgaggaaaaaaaggaccACTGGATTCTTCACAGGCTTTTTGAAACTGCATGAGCATCCCATACGTAAAAGAGGGAGTAAGTGGTATGTGAGTAGAGAAGAATACCCAGGAAAGACCTACCCACCATTTTGTTCTGGGACTGGCTATGTGCTATCCACTGATGTTGCTAGTCAGATCCATAACGTTTCAGAGAACATTCCGTTCATTAAACTGGAGGATGTATTCATAGGACTGTGCCTTGACAAATTACAAATTGGGCTGGAAGAGCTTCACTCAAAGCAGACTTTTTTTCCAGAAAGGATTAGGTTCTCTGTTTCTCGCTTTAAGAAAATCGTGACATGCCACGAAGTAGAAccctctgagcagctgagctaCTGGAATCACTTGGTGGCAGAAAATAATGGAGGAATGCTCTAG